Proteins found in one Aneurinibacillus uraniidurans genomic segment:
- a CDS encoding DUF6154 family protein: protein MKLVNDIYNMYRDKLIGEEEDVTMLVMGLLHERTKEEMINWVNEMQETEVYQMLGLYLLEMLRLKLADEGIAVPTHHDVGTQRFH from the coding sequence ATGAAACTGGTAAATGACATTTATAACATGTATCGTGATAAATTGATTGGAGAAGAAGAAGATGTAACGATGCTTGTGATGGGGCTTTTGCATGAGCGTACGAAAGAAGAAATGATCAACTGGGTTAATGAAATGCAAGAGACGGAAGTGTATCAGATGCTCGGATTATATCTGCTGGAGATGCTGCGTCTGAAGCTGGCAGATGAAGGGATTGCCGTTCCAACCCATCATGATGTTGGGACACAGCGTTTTCATTAG
- a CDS encoding cysteine desulfurase yields the protein MNAKEIRELFPILNQQVNGHPLVYLDSAATSQKPVQVIEAIDRYYREYNSNVHRGVHTLGTLATDGYEGAREKVRGFINAKESAEIIFTRGTTTGVNFVAHGYARNFIKEGDEIVITQVEHHSNFIPWQQIAKQTGATLKFIPLAEDGTITVEAAEQTITPNTKLVALGYVSNVLGSINPVKEVAAIAHRHGAVIFVDAAQAAPHIKVDVQDIDCDFLAFSGHKMAGPTGIGVLYGKRKWLEKMEPVEFGGEMIDFVDLYDSTWKELPWKFEGGTPIIAGAIGLGAAIDFIESIGLDAIRAHEHKLVQYAMDQLSTIEGLTIYGPKERSGLVTFTMQEAHPHDIATVLDTEGIAVRAGHHCCQPLMKWLNVSSTARASFYVYNTEEDVDALVKGLIKTKEYFGNVFS from the coding sequence ATGAATGCTAAAGAGATTCGTGAACTGTTTCCCATTCTAAACCAGCAAGTGAACGGACATCCGCTTGTTTACCTCGATAGTGCGGCTACTTCCCAGAAGCCGGTTCAGGTCATTGAAGCGATTGACCGTTATTATCGTGAATATAACTCCAACGTTCACCGGGGTGTCCATACACTTGGCACATTGGCGACAGACGGATATGAAGGTGCACGTGAAAAAGTCCGCGGCTTCATTAATGCGAAGGAATCAGCCGAAATCATCTTCACACGCGGCACCACAACAGGTGTAAACTTCGTGGCGCATGGCTATGCCCGCAACTTCATCAAAGAGGGCGATGAGATCGTCATCACTCAGGTGGAGCACCATAGTAACTTCATTCCATGGCAACAAATTGCCAAGCAAACGGGCGCTACACTGAAGTTTATTCCGCTTGCAGAAGACGGAACGATTACGGTAGAAGCGGCAGAACAGACGATTACACCGAATACGAAGCTTGTCGCGCTGGGCTACGTGTCCAACGTACTCGGTTCAATCAACCCTGTGAAGGAAGTGGCTGCGATCGCACACCGCCACGGCGCTGTGATATTTGTAGATGCTGCCCAGGCAGCTCCGCATATCAAAGTCGATGTACAAGATATCGACTGCGACTTCCTCGCATTTTCTGGCCACAAAATGGCAGGTCCGACAGGCATCGGTGTTCTGTACGGTAAGCGCAAATGGCTGGAGAAAATGGAGCCGGTTGAATTCGGAGGCGAGATGATCGACTTCGTTGATTTATATGATTCAACATGGAAAGAACTTCCGTGGAAATTCGAAGGCGGCACACCGATCATCGCAGGTGCGATTGGACTCGGTGCTGCGATTGACTTCATCGAATCGATTGGTTTAGATGCGATCCGTGCGCATGAGCACAAGCTTGTACAATATGCGATGGATCAATTGAGCACGATTGAAGGTCTTACGATTTATGGGCCAAAAGAACGGAGCGGTCTCGTAACGTTCACGATGCAGGAAGCCCATCCGCATGATATTGCAACAGTACTCGACACAGAAGGAATTGCCGTGCGTGCCGGACACCACTGCTGCCAACCACTCATGAAATGGCTGAACGTATCGTCGACAGCCCGCGCCAGCTTCTATGTGTATAACACAGAAGAAGACGTGGACGCGCTCGTGAAAGGGCTAATTAAAACAAAGGAGTACTTCGGCAATGTCTTCTCTTGA
- the sufU gene encoding Fe-S cluster assembly sulfur transfer protein SufU, producing the protein MSSLDDLYRRVIMDHYQKPRNKGEFGDGALTVNMNNPTCGDRIQLQMKVEDGKVTEARFTGEGCSISMSSASMMTEAITGMDVDRALKTAELFSRMMKGEATEDEIEEADLGDIEALQGVSKFPARIKCATLAWKAMEKGLRE; encoded by the coding sequence ATGTCTTCTCTTGATGATTTGTACCGCCGCGTCATTATGGACCACTATCAAAAACCGCGCAATAAAGGCGAGTTTGGTGACGGGGCTTTAACAGTCAATATGAATAACCCAACCTGCGGTGACCGCATTCAATTGCAGATGAAGGTAGAAGACGGCAAAGTGACGGAAGCACGCTTTACCGGCGAAGGATGCTCGATTAGCATGTCATCCGCATCGATGATGACGGAAGCCATCACAGGTATGGACGTGGATCGTGCACTGAAAACAGCTGAACTTTTCTCACGTATGATGAAGGGTGAGGCAACAGAGGACGAAATTGAGGAGGCCGACCTTGGCGATATTGAAGCGCTACAGGGTGTAAGCAAGTTCCCGGCCCGGATTAAGTGTGCGACTCTGGCATGGAAGGCGATGGAGAAAGGATTGCGGGAGTAG
- the sufD gene encoding Fe-S cluster assembly protein SufD — translation MSVETNVRFDKESMARFFQGEPEWVAQLREAGYADYQQLPLPKLEKTKLDKWNVDQFVPYKEEASVASIEELPQNVKDLLEENNPNVLVQKHSSVICTQFDAALKEQGVLFMPLTQAVREHSDLVQKYLFASGVEKHKVSALHQALWNGGVFVYVPKNVEVKQPLQIVVWGEDEEVALMPHVLIVADTNSQVTVVENVLGADYKQPVVYNSMVEVFAQGGAKVQYASVRSLAENVTDYTYRRAITENDARVEWLFGDMNNGNTVSNTTTILKGNGSSTDAKSVAIGTGKQKENFTVRVLHLGTHTDSNILSRGVMTEESTAIFNGITEMKKGAEKSNGEQAENLLMIGEGARGDANPILLIDEDDVMAGHAASVGPVSPLQVYYLMSRGIKRREAERLIINGFLAPVTDTLPLESMQKRLSAIIERKLS, via the coding sequence ATGAGCGTAGAAACGAACGTGCGATTCGATAAGGAAAGCATGGCGCGTTTTTTCCAGGGAGAGCCGGAATGGGTAGCACAGCTTCGCGAAGCTGGATATGCCGACTATCAGCAGCTGCCGCTGCCGAAGCTGGAAAAAACGAAGCTTGATAAATGGAACGTAGACCAATTCGTTCCCTATAAAGAAGAAGCATCTGTTGCTTCGATAGAAGAACTTCCGCAGAACGTTAAAGACTTGCTTGAAGAAAACAACCCAAACGTACTCGTCCAGAAGCATTCTAGCGTGATCTGTACACAGTTCGACGCTGCACTTAAAGAACAGGGCGTTCTGTTCATGCCGTTAACACAGGCGGTGCGCGAACATAGTGATCTTGTGCAGAAGTACTTGTTTGCAAGTGGCGTGGAAAAACATAAAGTATCCGCATTGCATCAGGCGCTCTGGAACGGTGGGGTATTCGTCTACGTACCGAAAAATGTAGAAGTAAAACAACCGTTGCAGATCGTTGTATGGGGCGAAGATGAGGAAGTAGCTCTTATGCCGCATGTCCTGATCGTAGCTGACACGAACAGCCAGGTAACAGTGGTGGAAAATGTACTCGGCGCTGATTATAAGCAACCGGTTGTATACAACAGCATGGTGGAAGTATTCGCACAAGGTGGAGCGAAAGTGCAGTATGCGTCGGTTCGTTCCCTCGCAGAAAATGTAACGGATTATACGTATCGTCGTGCTATTACGGAAAACGATGCGCGTGTTGAATGGCTTTTTGGTGATATGAACAACGGTAACACCGTATCCAATACGACAACGATCCTTAAAGGAAACGGTTCTTCTACAGATGCCAAATCTGTTGCAATCGGAACCGGAAAACAGAAAGAAAACTTTACTGTTCGGGTGCTTCACCTTGGCACACATACAGACAGTAATATCCTCTCACGTGGAGTTATGACAGAGGAATCAACCGCTATTTTCAACGGCATTACCGAGATGAAAAAGGGTGCCGAGAAATCAAATGGTGAACAGGCCGAAAACTTACTCATGATTGGTGAAGGCGCACGCGGGGATGCGAATCCGATTCTTCTGATTGATGAAGATGATGTAATGGCAGGTCACGCTGCTTCTGTTGGCCCGGTTAGCCCACTTCAAGTCTATTATCTCATGTCGCGTGGGATTAAACGTCGCGAGGCAGAACGTCTGATCATTAATGGATTCCTTGCACCGGTAACAGATACACTGCCACTTGAGAGCATGCAGAAGCGTCTGAGTGCGATCATTGAAAGGAAGCTGTCGTAA
- the sufC gene encoding Fe-S cluster assembly ATPase SufC, translated as MAGTPHLQIKDLRVAIDNKQILKGLNLEIKGGEVHAIMGPNGTGKSTLASSIMGHPKYTVTGGSVVLDGADVLDMEVDERARKGLFLAMQYPSEISGVTNADFLRSAINARQEEGKEISLIKFIRQMDKQMEMLEMDSSFSQRYVNEGFSGGEKKRNEILQMSMIKPRIAILDEIDSGLDIDALKVVARGVNELRSPEMGVLMITHYQRLLNYIKPDFIHVMMQGRIVKSGGPELALKLEENGYDWIKEELGIQDETVDAEA; from the coding sequence ATGGCAGGAACACCGCATTTACAGATAAAAGACTTACGCGTTGCAATTGATAATAAACAGATTCTCAAAGGATTGAACCTTGAAATTAAGGGTGGCGAAGTACACGCGATTATGGGACCGAACGGAACGGGTAAATCGACACTCGCTTCTTCTATCATGGGTCATCCAAAATATACAGTTACAGGCGGCTCGGTTGTTCTTGACGGTGCAGACGTACTGGACATGGAAGTGGACGAGCGTGCACGCAAAGGATTATTCCTCGCGATGCAATATCCAAGTGAGATTAGTGGTGTAACGAATGCTGATTTTCTGCGCAGTGCCATTAACGCACGCCAGGAAGAAGGCAAAGAGATTTCTCTGATTAAGTTCATTCGCCAAATGGATAAGCAAATGGAAATGCTTGAGATGGATTCTTCTTTCTCGCAGCGCTATGTAAATGAAGGCTTCTCCGGTGGGGAGAAGAAACGTAATGAAATTCTCCAGATGTCGATGATCAAGCCGCGGATCGCGATTCTTGATGAAATCGATTCTGGTCTTGATATCGATGCATTGAAAGTAGTAGCTCGTGGCGTAAACGAACTGCGCAGCCCAGAAATGGGTGTACTGATGATTACCCACTACCAGCGTCTGCTTAACTACATTAAGCCTGACTTCATCCACGTTATGATGCAAGGACGAATCGTGAAATCTGGTGGCCCAGAACTGGCACTTAAACTTGAAGAAAACGGCTATGACTGGATTAAAGAAGAGCTTGGCATTCAGGATGAAACTGTAGACGCAGAAGCGTAA
- a CDS encoding HD-GYP domain-containing protein: MRLLSITRCEPGMKLAKPIFTDTGAVLLNTEVLLTSTMIRRLQEKGINTLYIYDDATKDIEAGEVISEKVRRTAARTIYHTFNEILGSDQKWRARLSPSAIADFRNIFEDILLDLKQNRQAMNLLTNICAQDHYIYAHSLNVAIYAAALALHLGYPDKDIVELGMGALLHDIGKLRVPGEVLYKPGRLTDDEFIEMKKHAEYGFEFLRNQEGVSLLAAHCAFQHHERLDGTGYPRGLKGDEIHRYARVLAVCDVFDAVTTNRVYRSAMLPHDAMEILYTGSGTHFEPEIVDAFRRTVAIYPIGLTVQLNTGETGVVVDYNRNVPARPVVRVTRLPDGSVPSRYYEIDLAKELTVMIVKCDAIL; this comes from the coding sequence ATGAGACTGCTCTCCATAACTCGTTGTGAGCCTGGAATGAAGCTTGCTAAGCCCATTTTTACCGACACAGGGGCGGTGTTACTAAATACAGAGGTTTTGCTTACAAGCACAATGATCCGTCGCCTCCAGGAAAAGGGGATCAATACTTTATACATATATGACGATGCAACCAAAGATATAGAAGCGGGGGAAGTGATCTCCGAGAAAGTCAGACGGACAGCCGCACGTACGATTTATCATACTTTCAATGAAATTTTGGGGTCGGACCAGAAATGGAGAGCCCGGCTTTCACCAAGTGCGATTGCAGATTTTCGTAATATATTTGAAGATATTTTACTAGACTTGAAGCAGAATCGGCAGGCGATGAACTTGCTGACAAATATTTGTGCACAGGATCATTATATTTATGCACACTCTTTAAATGTAGCCATTTATGCGGCAGCACTCGCACTGCATCTTGGATATCCCGACAAGGATATTGTTGAGCTTGGAATGGGAGCACTTCTTCATGATATTGGAAAGTTACGCGTTCCAGGCGAAGTGCTGTATAAACCGGGGCGTCTGACAGATGATGAATTTATTGAAATGAAAAAGCATGCTGAATATGGCTTTGAATTTTTACGCAATCAGGAAGGTGTGTCTTTGCTTGCCGCACACTGTGCCTTTCAGCATCATGAGCGACTGGATGGAACAGGGTACCCGCGGGGGCTAAAAGGGGATGAGATTCATCGTTATGCCCGCGTTTTGGCTGTGTGCGATGTATTCGACGCAGTAACAACGAATCGCGTGTATCGATCTGCCATGCTGCCGCATGACGCGATGGAGATTTTATATACGGGCTCGGGCACACATTTTGAACCGGAAATAGTAGATGCCTTCCGGCGGACGGTTGCGATTTATCCGATTGGGTTAACGGTGCAGCTTAATACAGGAGAAACAGGAGTTGTGGTTGATTATAATCGCAATGTACCGGCACGCCCGGTTGTGCGTGTGACCCGACTTCCAGATGGTAGTGTACCGTCCCGTTATTACGAGATTGATTTAGCCAAAGAGTTGACAGTCATGATTGTGAAATGCGATGCTATCCTATAA
- the sufB gene encoding Fe-S cluster assembly protein SufB, which yields MSKKAPELSSEYQYGFHDKDISVFRAKKGLTREIVEEISRIKGEEQWMLDFRLKSLEIFESLSMPQWGGDLTELDFNSITYYVKPSEKQGRDWSEVPEEIKNTFDRLGIPEAEQKYLAGVSAQYESEVVYHNMQEDLEKMGVIFCDMDSAVREHPEIVKQHFSKVIPPTDNKFAALNSAVWSGGSFIYVPPGIKCETPLQAYFRINSENMGQFERTLIIADEDSFVHYVEGCTAPIYGTDSLHSAVVEIVVKKGARCRYTTIQNWSSNVYNLVTKRAVAEEDATMEWIDGNIGSKLTMKYPAVVMTGPRAKGVVISIAVAGKGQHQDAGAKMVHLAPDCSSTIVSKSISKHGGKVTYRGLSSFGRKSEGSKSNIKCDTIILDKLSTSDTIPYNEILNNNITLEHEATVSKVSEEQLFYLMSRGLKEEEATQMIIMGFIEPFTKELPMEYAVEMNRLIQFEMEGSIG from the coding sequence ATGAGTAAAAAAGCACCTGAGTTATCTTCAGAGTATCAATATGGATTTCATGATAAAGACATTTCTGTCTTCCGTGCTAAGAAAGGTCTAACACGAGAAATCGTCGAAGAAATCTCTCGGATTAAAGGTGAAGAACAGTGGATGCTCGACTTCCGTCTGAAATCCCTTGAGATTTTTGAGAGCCTTTCGATGCCACAGTGGGGCGGAGATTTGACAGAACTTGATTTTAATAGCATTACGTACTATGTTAAGCCGTCCGAGAAACAGGGACGTGACTGGAGCGAAGTGCCGGAAGAAATCAAGAATACATTCGATCGTCTGGGCATTCCAGAAGCGGAGCAGAAATACCTTGCAGGTGTATCTGCCCAGTACGAATCTGAAGTTGTGTACCACAATATGCAGGAAGACCTCGAAAAAATGGGGGTTATCTTCTGTGATATGGATTCGGCTGTTCGTGAACATCCAGAGATCGTTAAGCAGCACTTCAGTAAAGTAATTCCACCAACGGATAACAAGTTTGCCGCATTGAACAGCGCCGTTTGGTCAGGCGGAAGCTTTATTTATGTACCACCGGGCATCAAATGCGAAACACCGCTGCAGGCATACTTCCGCATTAACTCCGAGAACATGGGGCAGTTCGAGCGTACGTTGATTATTGCAGATGAAGACAGCTTCGTGCACTACGTAGAAGGCTGTACAGCGCCAATCTACGGTACCGATTCTCTTCACAGTGCGGTTGTTGAGATCGTCGTGAAGAAAGGTGCCCGTTGCCGTTATACAACGATCCAGAACTGGTCATCGAACGTTTACAACCTCGTTACGAAGCGTGCGGTTGCAGAAGAAGATGCGACAATGGAATGGATTGATGGCAACATCGGCAGTAAGCTGACGATGAAATATCCAGCTGTTGTGATGACAGGCCCTCGTGCGAAAGGTGTTGTCATCTCGATCGCGGTAGCAGGCAAAGGTCAGCATCAGGATGCGGGTGCCAAAATGGTTCACTTAGCGCCGGATTGCAGCTCAACAATTGTATCGAAAAGTATCAGTAAGCATGGTGGTAAAGTAACATACCGTGGACTTTCAAGCTTTGGCCGTAAATCGGAAGGGTCTAAGTCCAACATCAAATGTGATACGATTATTCTTGATAAGTTGTCTACATCCGATACGATTCCGTACAACGAAATTTTGAATAATAACATTACACTTGAGCACGAAGCAACGGTTTCGAAAGTAAGCGAAGAGCAGCTCTTCTATTTGATGAGTCGTGGTCTTAAAGAAGAGGAAGCGACTCAGATGATTATCATGGGCTTTATCGAACCGTTTACGAAAGAACTTCCAATGGAATATGCAGTAGAGATGAACCGTTTGATCCAGTTTGAAATGGAAGGCTCAATCGGCTAA
- a CDS encoding sulfite exporter TauE/SafE family protein has product MSVFSLVILTLVGIFAGAFGSMLGLGGGIILVPALFYLPSLISGVPPITPQLAVGTSLMLIIITSLSSTLSYSKKKLIDVSSALLFFVGSAPGSILGAWLSTRFDSKSFTLYYGLFMLLMLVILTYRKRLSPRNMNWKITKTYVDVSGQTYTYGYSRSLAIIIAFVVGTMSSVFGIGGGALLVPFMLVLFRFPPHMAAATSMLVILLSSIVGSVTHVVLGHIIWSAVLAIAPGAWIGGKLGSALAGKLPGNRIELILRLVLLFLAIRMLWHGLVA; this is encoded by the coding sequence ATGTCTGTTTTTAGTCTCGTCATTCTGACGCTCGTCGGGATTTTTGCGGGGGCATTCGGGAGCATGCTGGGCTTAGGCGGTGGAATTATTCTGGTTCCAGCTCTGTTCTACCTTCCATCCCTTATATCCGGTGTACCACCGATTACGCCGCAGCTCGCAGTCGGCACATCGCTTATGCTAATTATTATTACGTCGTTATCTTCTACGCTGAGCTATTCAAAAAAGAAGCTGATTGATGTTTCCAGCGCATTGCTGTTTTTTGTTGGAAGCGCACCGGGTTCTATACTAGGTGCCTGGCTGTCCACACGCTTTGATTCGAAATCATTTACGCTTTATTACGGATTATTTATGTTACTGATGCTTGTCATTCTTACATACCGAAAGCGCTTGTCTCCGCGTAACATGAATTGGAAAATAACAAAGACGTATGTCGATGTGTCCGGACAAACTTATACATATGGATACTCGCGGTCGCTGGCTATTATCATTGCGTTTGTCGTGGGAACGATGTCGAGTGTATTTGGCATCGGCGGCGGTGCATTACTTGTTCCGTTCATGCTGGTGCTGTTTCGCTTCCCGCCACATATGGCGGCTGCGACATCGATGCTTGTTATTTTGCTGTCTTCGATTGTCGGTAGTGTGACGCATGTCGTTCTTGGACACATCATCTGGAGTGCTGTTCTTGCGATCGCTCCTGGTGCCTGGATTGGCGGCAAGCTGGGCAGTGCACTGGCAGGCAAACTGCCGGGTAACCGAATTGAATTGATCTTGCGATTAGTCTTGCTGTTTCTTGCGATCCGCATGCTTTGGCATGGCTTGGTGGCGTAG
- a CDS encoding ATP-binding protein, producing MRELQLVCIRKQELPFIREQIRIFIQETVTDDNILLEIAVNEAINNAMRYGNRGEHRAVTIRLHSTGKRLMVRVRDEGEGFEGNERLQRLSYAHYSTSEELYKESGRGLYIMKKVTDYIKYNQKGNEVMLVKYTDSCRKSVSVRNDALVALGDNG from the coding sequence ATGCGGGAGCTGCAGCTTGTCTGTATCAGGAAACAGGAGCTTCCATTCATACGGGAACAAATCCGTATATTCATCCAGGAAACAGTAACCGATGATAACATTTTGCTAGAGATTGCTGTCAATGAGGCCATTAATAACGCAATGCGGTATGGAAACAGAGGAGAGCATAGGGCGGTGACCATTCGGCTGCACAGCACAGGGAAGCGTCTGATGGTTCGGGTGCGGGATGAGGGAGAAGGGTTCGAGGGGAATGAACGATTGCAAAGGCTATCATACGCGCATTATTCTACCTCTGAGGAATTATATAAAGAATCAGGACGAGGTCTCTATATTATGAAGAAAGTAACCGATTATATAAAATATAATCAAAAAGGTAACGAGGTTATGCTAGTGAAATATACAGATTCATGTCGGAAGTCAGTTTCTGTACGGAATGACGCACTCGTTGCCTTAGGGGATAATGGCTAG
- a CDS encoding FAD-dependent thymidylate synthase: protein MGLENYVTSIEDNVYAIKNVPTEVVGTVFAKVSRSPRSFRDNLFDLIKEDMLNLPDADMIAMFKQSNAHAGGFMKKWGVDYGHSSIKEHAFAQFCIEGVSRWFTEALETVQAAKWLSFTEFSLRYQKPEDFVVPVELDKHTEVKERYLAFGQKCLARYEELVPLFFELIKAKNPAITDGAAEKLAYENARNALPLATKSNVAITGNARAISDAIAELLAHEGYSQEFVETAEKVRLHTTEVLPSLISHTEATPFHRSYVADFYHRRAAEQKELPLYSGPFVEIEDDAPALTFVHTDDMTLGNVSLMNRFNELPAVTRAFGKRVAVVCSEGCHHQIIRHRAFDFSIQLPDTRYGFILPQEVVDATGTETADRITDIFLSLHAESHELYEALMAAGLIGVAPYVVLNGNARRLPFYANMYGLAHFITLRKEEYAQDEIRSVAGQLEHIFAAMQQQLPGFALDRHIKK, encoded by the coding sequence ATGGGTCTGGAAAACTATGTAACCAGTATAGAGGATAATGTATATGCGATTAAGAATGTGCCGACGGAAGTAGTCGGCACTGTTTTTGCTAAAGTAAGTCGTAGCCCACGCAGTTTTCGCGACAATCTATTCGACTTGATCAAGGAAGATATGCTGAATTTACCGGATGCGGATATGATTGCAATGTTTAAGCAGTCGAATGCACATGCCGGTGGATTCATGAAAAAATGGGGTGTCGACTATGGGCACTCAAGTATCAAGGAGCATGCGTTTGCACAGTTTTGTATTGAAGGGGTATCCCGCTGGTTTACCGAAGCGTTAGAGACTGTACAGGCAGCGAAGTGGCTGTCATTTACCGAGTTTAGTCTGCGCTATCAGAAGCCAGAAGACTTTGTCGTTCCTGTTGAATTAGACAAGCACACGGAAGTAAAAGAACGGTATCTAGCATTTGGTCAGAAATGCCTTGCACGCTATGAAGAGCTCGTGCCGCTCTTTTTTGAATTGATTAAAGCGAAAAATCCAGCGATCACAGACGGTGCCGCAGAGAAATTGGCGTATGAGAATGCGCGTAATGCACTGCCGCTTGCAACGAAATCAAACGTTGCGATTACGGGCAATGCACGGGCGATCTCAGATGCGATTGCCGAGCTTCTTGCGCATGAAGGGTATAGTCAAGAGTTTGTAGAGACCGCCGAGAAGGTACGGCTTCATACGACGGAAGTTTTGCCATCTTTGATTAGTCATACGGAAGCCACACCGTTCCACCGTTCATACGTGGCAGATTTTTATCATCGTCGTGCAGCTGAACAGAAAGAACTGCCGCTATATAGTGGTCCGTTTGTGGAAATAGAAGACGATGCGCCTGCCCTTACATTTGTGCATACGGATGATATGACACTAGGGAATGTCTCGCTGATGAACCGCTTCAATGAACTGCCAGCGGTAACACGTGCGTTTGGCAAGCGGGTAGCGGTTGTATGTTCAGAGGGTTGTCACCATCAGATTATTCGTCACCGCGCATTTGATTTCTCGATTCAGCTTCCAGATACACGTTATGGCTTTATTTTGCCGCAGGAAGTTGTAGACGCGACTGGTACTGAGACAGCGGATCGTATTACGGATATTTTCCTATCCTTGCACGCTGAGTCGCATGAATTGTACGAAGCACTCATGGCGGCTGGACTTATTGGAGTTGCTCCGTACGTTGTTCTGAACGGCAATGCACGTCGACTGCCGTTCTATGCTAACATGTACGGACTTGCGCATTTCATTACCTTGCGTAAGGAGGAATACGCTCAGGATGAAATCCGCAGCGTAGCCGGTCAGCTTGAGCATATCTTCGCTGCTATGCAGCAGCAGCTGCCAGGCTTTGCGCTTGACCGTCACATAAAAAAATAG
- a CDS encoding SpoIIE family protein phosphatase: MGEAIDVKDHLYLASIVFEHSSDGILITDASAIIISVNPAFTRVTGYRSQEVVGKTPRILRSGKQPPAFYYHMWRLLKEKGSWQGEVWNRRKNGDVYLEWLRITAIKDRMGRVVYYMAVFADITEREQLRNELLQTAKIQRDLLPAPLEDDRLRLKSIYRPYRYVSGDLYGYKWTRDKTKLFGFLIDVMGHGVATALQTSGLRILFRQAFESSRSLAERLAYINHEAMCLFTDESFAAAICFEIDFTTHTLTYASAGITYFLAYTGQVEGLIKASGMFLGIMDGVQYEQHELAFGSGDRFFFLTDGLFDMLPLSFAGEGKGSFRSTVEMLERMAYSKECSDDASAICLQIR, encoded by the coding sequence GTGGGAGAAGCAATAGATGTGAAAGACCATCTTTATCTGGCTTCAATTGTATTTGAGCACTCAAGTGACGGGATTTTAATTACAGATGCTTCTGCTATCATTATTAGCGTGAATCCTGCTTTTACGCGTGTAACGGGTTATCGATCTCAGGAGGTAGTTGGTAAGACGCCACGCATTTTGCGTTCGGGAAAACAACCGCCAGCTTTTTATTATCATATGTGGCGTTTATTAAAGGAGAAAGGAAGCTGGCAAGGCGAAGTATGGAACCGACGCAAGAATGGGGACGTCTATCTAGAATGGCTTCGAATTACGGCAATTAAAGACCGGATGGGCAGAGTAGTGTACTACATGGCGGTATTTGCTGATATTACGGAACGGGAACAGCTGCGTAATGAGCTGCTGCAGACAGCGAAAATTCAGCGCGATCTCCTGCCAGCGCCACTTGAAGATGACAGACTTAGATTAAAAAGTATTTACAGGCCATATCGATATGTAAGTGGAGACTTATACGGGTATAAGTGGACGCGGGACAAAACAAAATTGTTTGGATTTTTGATTGATGTGATGGGACATGGAGTTGCAACGGCCTTGCAGACATCAGGGCTGCGTATCCTGTTTCGCCAAGCGTTTGAGAGCAGCCGTTCACTTGCCGAGAGACTTGCTTATATTAATCATGAGGCGATGTGTTTGTTTACGGACGAATCATTTGCTGCAGCGATTTGCTTCGAAATTGATTTTACAACACATACACTTACGTATGCATCAGCTGGTATTACGTATTTTCTAGCATATACCGGGCAGGTAGAGGGACTTATTAAAGCATCGGGTATGTTTCTTGGTATTATGGATGGCGTACAGTATGAGCAGCATGAGCTAGCATTTGGCTCAGGAGATCGCTTCTTCTTTCTCACAGATGGCCTGTTTGATATGTTGCCGCTTTCATTTGCTGGAGAAGGAAAAGGATCATTCCGTTCTACGGTTGAGATGCTTGAGCGAATGGCATACAGCAAGGAATGCAGTGATGATGCGTCAGCGATTTGTCTGCAGATCCGATAG
- a CDS encoding YunC family protein, which yields MMEMKPLLIEGRPVTAITVQLPKTTLLAITTDKGYIMCGALDIGLLNAKLADRGILAGRAVGVRTIEQLLEAPLESVTIAAEELGITAGTIGRDALLKMM from the coding sequence ATGATGGAGATGAAGCCACTGCTGATTGAGGGACGTCCAGTAACAGCTATTACGGTACAGCTTCCAAAAACAACGCTGCTTGCGATTACAACAGATAAGGGCTATATCATGTGCGGAGCACTTGATATCGGGTTATTGAATGCGAAGCTGGCTGACAGAGGAATTCTTGCAGGACGTGCGGTTGGCGTTAGGACGATTGAACAGCTTCTGGAAGCCCCGTTGGAATCCGTAACGATTGCGGCTGAGGAACTAGGTATCACGGCCGGAACGATTGGCAGAGATGCGCTGCTAAAAATGATGTAA